From a region of the Synechococcus sp. PCC 7502 genome:
- the gshB gene encoding glutathione synthase yields MKLAFIIDPIHKLDPTHDTSVALMEAACGQGHQVFVTSKESLSIVNGKAQAFLEPVHIYPVELINGKWNTQTPWYQEDLGSYQPLGNMQVVWMRPDPPVTVEYIYATYILDYVDPSRTLVVNSPKGIRSANEKVYALQFSCTPETIVSSSKSTIKEFIQAKGEAVIKPLDGKGGEGILFATVGDRNLNSLIEISTKFGKVPVMVQAYLPAAQAGDKRIILLNGEPIGAVNRIPSSGEFRGNMAAGGSVAKIEITPRELEICRELSPVLQKDGLIFVGIDVIGGYLTEVNVTSPTGIREIDRLNGTRLADQVITWLGERSTYGSN; encoded by the coding sequence ATGAAATTGGCTTTTATCATCGACCCCATCCATAAGCTCGATCCCACCCACGATACCAGTGTGGCATTGATGGAAGCAGCCTGTGGGCAGGGGCATCAGGTATTTGTAACTAGTAAAGAATCTTTGAGTATTGTCAATGGCAAAGCTCAAGCATTTTTAGAGCCAGTACATATCTATCCCGTTGAATTAATCAATGGCAAATGGAATACCCAAACCCCTTGGTATCAGGAAGATTTAGGCTCCTATCAACCATTGGGAAATATGCAGGTGGTATGGATGCGCCCCGATCCGCCTGTTACGGTGGAATATATCTATGCCACATATATTTTGGATTACGTCGATCCGAGTCGTACCCTAGTTGTTAATTCTCCTAAAGGCATTCGCTCCGCCAATGAAAAAGTTTACGCTTTGCAATTTAGTTGCACCCCAGAGACCATTGTTTCTAGTAGCAAATCTACAATTAAAGAATTTATCCAAGCAAAGGGCGAGGCTGTAATCAAACCCCTCGATGGCAAGGGTGGAGAAGGAATTTTATTTGCCACTGTAGGTGATCGCAATCTTAACTCCCTCATCGAAATCAGTACCAAATTTGGCAAAGTTCCCGTCATGGTACAGGCGTATTTACCCGCCGCCCAAGCAGGAGATAAGCGCATTATTTTATTAAATGGCGAACCCATTGGCGCAGTGAATCGGATTCCTAGTTCGGGAGAATTTAGGGGCAATATGGCAGCAGGGGGTAGTGTGGCAAAAATTGAGATTACCCCAAGGGAGCTAGAGATTTGCCGCGAGCTATCTCCTGTTTTACAAAAAGATGGCTTGATTTTCGTGGGAATTGATGTCATCGGGGGCTACCTCACGGAAGTAAATGTTACTAGTCCAACGGGCATCAGAGAAATCGATCGGCTTAATGGTACAAGACTGGCGGATCAGGTGATTACATGGCTGGGCGAAAGAAGTACTTATGGCTCGAATTAA